One region of Vibrio sp. FE10 genomic DNA includes:
- a CDS encoding phosphodiesterase produces MLIAQLTDLHIKQGGKHAYKKVDTLTCLYDAVNHINALHPKPDCVVVTGDLGDFGVSEEYQLINKALAEFEMPLYVIPGNHDDRHNLRQGLSNLVSFDHDEYCNFVVDIHDEVLIGLDSSVLGKPYGYLAADTLEWLSLVLEQYRDRPIMLFIHHPPMAVGLNHMDVQNLQNADEFYEVIKPFSNILGICAGHLHRPITAVWNSIPVWVGPSHSHSVTLDLDPKANSSFSLEPKAIQLLTIAENSVVSHISYIEDSDGPYPFFDQYGALID; encoded by the coding sequence ATGTTAATTGCACAACTGACAGACTTGCACATCAAGCAGGGTGGCAAGCACGCCTATAAGAAAGTCGATACGTTGACTTGTTTGTATGATGCCGTCAATCATATCAATGCCTTACATCCAAAACCTGATTGTGTTGTGGTGACGGGAGACTTGGGTGATTTCGGAGTGTCTGAAGAGTATCAATTGATCAATAAGGCTCTCGCAGAATTTGAAATGCCATTGTATGTTATTCCTGGGAACCATGATGATAGACACAATCTGCGTCAGGGGTTGTCGAATCTTGTTTCATTTGATCACGATGAATATTGTAATTTTGTCGTAGATATCCATGACGAAGTGCTTATTGGCTTAGACTCTTCGGTCCTTGGTAAACCTTATGGATATTTAGCAGCGGATACTTTGGAATGGCTTAGTTTGGTATTGGAGCAATATCGAGATAGGCCAATAATGTTGTTCATCCATCACCCACCGATGGCCGTAGGTTTAAATCATATGGATGTGCAGAACTTGCAGAATGCTGATGAATTTTACGAAGTAATTAAGCCTTTTAGCAATATCTTGGGTATTTGTGCTGGCCACCTACATCGACCAATTACGGCAGTTTGGAATTCAATTCCAGTTTGGGTGGGGCCTTCTCATAGTCATTCAGTCACATTAGATCTGGATCCAAAGGCAAACTCGTCATTTTCATTAGAACCTAAAGCTATACAGCTTCTGACCATAGCTGAGAATTCTGTGGTTTCTCATATTAGCTACATAGAAGATAGTGATGGTCCCTATCCATTCTTTGACCAATATGGTGCTTTGATCGATTAA
- a CDS encoding CobW family GTP-binding protein, which yields MTKKVPTNIITGFLGVGKTTAILNLLKNKPENENWAVLVNEFGEIGIDGALMTDQGALIKEVPGGCMCCTAGVPMSVGINALLRQKPDRLLIEPTGLGHPKQVIATLTSEQYTPYVDLKATLGLVDPRNLSIEKYTSNQNFNDQLDSADVILGTKVDLVHSEDIDAFNDWVTDQTPAKVFHKLIHDGEVPLEVLDIERVYGSASSHLESHHHDHAEQEPQFQLPPGEAFIRKENKGQGYFSCGWLFGAEHKFDFDALFSMLSDLTAERVKAVVNTDQGCYAFNVANQVVSVNEISLDGFESRLEVIDSQLMPWGDLEQILLKLCGIK from the coding sequence ATGACCAAAAAAGTTCCTACAAACATAATTACGGGTTTTCTAGGTGTCGGTAAGACGACCGCTATTTTGAACCTTCTAAAAAATAAACCTGAGAATGAAAACTGGGCTGTCCTGGTTAATGAGTTTGGCGAAATCGGCATTGATGGCGCATTAATGACAGACCAAGGTGCTTTGATTAAAGAAGTTCCGGGTGGCTGCATGTGTTGTACTGCAGGTGTTCCTATGTCGGTAGGTATTAATGCCTTGCTGCGTCAAAAACCGGATCGCTTATTGATTGAGCCAACAGGGCTTGGTCATCCAAAGCAGGTTATTGCTACTTTAACTTCAGAGCAATACACACCCTATGTGGACTTAAAAGCGACGTTAGGCTTAGTTGACCCAAGAAATCTGTCGATTGAGAAATACACCTCTAATCAGAATTTTAATGATCAGCTAGACAGTGCTGATGTGATCTTGGGTACCAAAGTAGATTTGGTTCATTCTGAAGATATCGATGCATTCAATGATTGGGTGACCGATCAAACTCCAGCGAAAGTGTTCCATAAGCTGATTCACGATGGTGAAGTGCCATTGGAAGTGTTGGACATTGAAAGGGTATATGGCAGTGCTTCATCTCATCTTGAATCGCACCATCACGATCACGCTGAACAAGAGCCTCAATTCCAACTTCCTCCGGGCGAAGCTTTTATCCGCAAAGAAAATAAAGGACAGGGCTACTTTAGCTGTGGCTGGTTGTTTGGCGCTGAACATAAGTTTGATTTCGATGCGTTGTTCTCAATGTTGTCGGACCTGACGGCTGAGCGTGTAAAAGCAGTGGTAAACACCGATCAAGGTTGCTACGCGTTTAACGTGGCGAATCAAGTGGTGTCAGTGAATGAAATTTCCCTTGATGGTTTTGAATCTCGACTGGAAGTGATCGACTCGCAGTTAATGCCTTGGGGCGATCTCGAGCAGATTCTACTCAAGCTGTGTGGTATCAAATAG
- a CDS encoding ABC transporter permease has product MKKDKYFYIQLLFTLTVCAFLIVPVFMSVVAGLTNNYFVGIKSGFTFRWVEQVWALYSDTIWLTLQIAIATTLINVVVGVPCAYVLAKSKSRWASIFDELLTLPIAIPGMAISLGLILAYGGFTDFRSSWMFILVGHVIFTLPFMVKSVLSILQSINFRVLEEGAASLGATFWPRFFDVIIPNCKAGIVAGMLMTLTLSIGEFNLTWMLHTPLTKTLPVGLADSYASMRLEISSAYTLIFLCLILPLLVLAQALNKKPVTNN; this is encoded by the coding sequence ATGAAGAAAGACAAATACTTCTACATTCAACTTCTATTCACACTGACCGTCTGCGCATTCTTGATTGTGCCCGTATTTATGTCTGTAGTCGCTGGCCTGACAAATAACTATTTTGTCGGTATTAAAAGCGGATTTACGTTTAGGTGGGTTGAACAGGTATGGGCATTGTACTCAGATACTATTTGGCTAACTTTGCAAATAGCTATCGCTACCACGCTAATTAATGTTGTCGTAGGTGTGCCTTGTGCTTACGTACTTGCGAAAAGTAAAAGTAGATGGGCTTCTATTTTTGACGAGCTACTAACACTACCCATTGCAATTCCGGGGATGGCTATTTCGTTAGGTTTAATTCTAGCCTATGGAGGATTCACTGACTTCCGATCAAGCTGGATGTTTATTCTCGTTGGACATGTGATTTTTACACTGCCGTTCATGGTTAAGTCGGTGCTGTCAATTTTGCAGAGTATTAATTTCCGTGTTCTTGAGGAAGGAGCAGCAAGTCTTGGCGCGACTTTTTGGCCGCGATTTTTTGATGTGATAATTCCCAACTGCAAGGCCGGTATTGTCGCAGGTATGTTGATGACTCTCACTTTGTCAATTGGTGAATTTAACCTGACATGGATGCTACACACGCCATTAACTAAGACTTTACCAGTGGGTTTAGCTGACTCATACGCTTCAATGAGGCTTGAAATTAGCTCGGCTTACACACTAATTTTCCTTTGTTTAATTCTCCCTCTATTGGTCTTGGCTCAAGCATTGAACAAGAAACCAGTGACAAATAATTAA
- a CDS encoding DEAD/DEAH box helicase codes for MSFSSQGFAPELVKALTECGYEKLTPIQQKAIPMARKGHDIFATAQTGTGKTAAFSLPVIQHLLNSGKKASRGTARGLILAPTRELAAQIAQNIKDYVKYTELSVSAVYGGNKMSSQVRQLELGVDILVATPGRLEEHLEAGNVSIANLEFLVFDEADRILDMGFINAVRKIMLDVETSPQIMMFSATTSTQLNQLSVDILRKPKRISVERENSTAATVGHVVYPVDQERKTELLSELIGRKNWRQVLVFVNYKETANDVVKELKLDGIKAVLCHGDKAQSARRRALDDFKEGRARVMVATDVAARGLDIEDLPHVINYDMPFLAEDYVHRIGRTGRAGKQGHAISFVNREEELTVVQVEKLIQQRIRRVEQPGYEPKKRDAYIEKLNTKSAYKNRQGRKNNANEEKPDQASAERRLTMMKRIQNRRK; via the coding sequence ATGTCATTTTCCTCTCAAGGTTTTGCTCCTGAATTAGTCAAAGCGTTGACTGAGTGTGGTTATGAGAAACTCACACCAATTCAACAAAAGGCGATTCCAATGGCTCGTAAAGGCCATGATATTTTTGCTACTGCTCAAACCGGTACGGGTAAAACAGCGGCATTTTCATTGCCTGTTATTCAGCACCTTTTGAACAGCGGTAAAAAGGCGTCTAGAGGAACGGCTCGCGGCCTTATTCTTGCTCCAACTCGAGAGCTAGCTGCGCAGATCGCTCAAAACATTAAAGACTACGTTAAATACACTGAACTAAGCGTTTCAGCGGTTTACGGTGGTAACAAGATGTCTTCACAAGTTCGTCAATTAGAACTGGGTGTTGATATTTTGGTTGCAACACCAGGCCGTTTAGAAGAGCACTTAGAAGCGGGTAACGTGTCTATTGCTAACCTAGAATTCCTAGTATTCGATGAAGCTGACCGTATCCTTGATATGGGCTTCATCAATGCCGTTCGTAAAATCATGTTGGATGTGGAAACCTCTCCACAAATCATGATGTTCTCTGCGACGACTTCAACTCAGTTAAACCAACTGTCTGTTGATATTCTGCGTAAACCAAAACGTATCAGTGTTGAGCGCGAAAACTCAACGGCTGCTACGGTAGGCCACGTGGTGTACCCAGTTGATCAAGAGCGTAAAACAGAGCTACTTTCTGAGCTGATCGGTCGTAAAAACTGGCGTCAGGTTCTTGTGTTCGTGAACTACAAAGAAACAGCGAACGATGTAGTTAAAGAGCTTAAGCTTGACGGCATTAAAGCGGTACTTTGTCACGGTGATAAAGCGCAAAGCGCACGTCGTCGTGCATTGGATGACTTCAAAGAAGGCAGAGCTCGTGTAATGGTTGCAACTGACGTTGCGGCTCGTGGTCTTGATATCGAAGATTTACCACACGTAATTAACTACGACATGCCTTTCCTTGCAGAAGATTATGTTCACCGTATTGGCCGTACAGGTCGTGCTGGTAAACAAGGTCACGCGATTTCTTTCGTTAACCGCGAAGAAGAGCTGACAGTTGTTCAAGTTGAAAAATTGATTCAGCAACGCATTCGTCGTGTTGAGCAACCGGGTTACGAGCCGAAGAAACGTGATGCTTACATTGAGAAGCTGAACACTAAATCGGCTTACAAGAACCGTCAGGGTCGTAAGAACAACGCAAACGAAGAAAAACCAGATCAAGCAAGCGCTGAACGTCGTTTAACTATGATGAAGCGAATTCAAAACCGTCGTAAGTAA
- a CDS encoding ABC transporter permease: MKNNRISLFLILPAIIVSCAFFLLPVAQLVKVSLVDGGAISYWHILTRPIYFKSLVSTVGLSVLVTLVSLTIATITGLFLTRYEFKGKQLLVAMLSFPLAFPGVVIGFFVIMLAGRQGLFAQLGLMLTGDRWMFAYTMAGLFLGYLYFSIPRVVLTVMGTAEKLDHNLLEAGRSLGANRWQIFKDVTLPALTPGLISSGSICFATSMGAFGTAFTLATNINVLPMTIYTEFTLNANFAMAAALSLILGLATWVCLALAKRHGNASVAMGG, translated from the coding sequence ATGAAAAATAATCGTATTTCCTTATTTCTGATTTTGCCAGCCATCATCGTTAGCTGTGCATTTTTTTTATTGCCTGTCGCCCAGCTAGTCAAGGTGTCGTTAGTGGATGGTGGCGCTATAAGTTATTGGCATATTTTAACCAGACCTATTTATTTCAAGAGTCTGGTATCGACGGTTGGACTCTCTGTTCTTGTGACTTTAGTTAGTTTAACGATAGCGACCATCACAGGACTATTTTTAACTCGCTATGAATTTAAAGGTAAACAGCTCTTGGTTGCGATGTTGAGCTTTCCACTGGCCTTCCCGGGCGTTGTTATTGGATTTTTTGTCATCATGCTTGCGGGAAGGCAAGGGCTCTTTGCCCAGTTAGGGCTGATGTTAACGGGTGATCGTTGGATGTTCGCATACACAATGGCAGGGCTATTCTTGGGCTATTTATATTTTTCTATTCCCCGCGTGGTTTTGACTGTAATGGGAACTGCTGAAAAGCTTGATCATAACCTACTTGAAGCCGGTCGTTCATTAGGTGCAAATCGTTGGCAGATCTTTAAGGATGTGACACTTCCAGCTCTAACCCCAGGGTTAATTTCTTCGGGTTCGATATGTTTTGCTACGTCAATGGGCGCATTTGGTACCGCGTTTACGTTGGCAACGAACATCAACGTTCTCCCTATGACGATATATACAGAATTTACGCTCAATGCCAATTTTGCCATGGCAGCGGCGCTGAGCTTAATCCTTGGTTTAGCTACTTGGGTTTGTCTAGCGTTGGCGAAGCGTCATGGTAACGCATCAGTTGCGATGGGGGGCTAA
- a CDS encoding TDT family transporter yields MNWRRLTQVKNVPPSQASLALGVIGLGQAWALYLPGVGEIIRPYLAAFGALLLLPVLLRYLTSFNTFINDIRHPLSGSLMAPMSMALLILCDYLAEISPIIAYPIWFCALLLHFTMMVLFFGFQIVNFKMSNIVPSWFLYPVGLISSSLAGTQFGHTVFSETLAATCIGIYFFMLPVVLYRLVFEGNLPRRARPTLAIMAAPVNLSLAAYLVNFDNPDPILTGALAGIAITMTLLIYLCYIRLMRLKFQPSIAAVTFPSVISAIAMHRLTTFFGAEYPQWYWLHKFGFFELTIATILVIWVAGGYVKMYWPEFFDSDYMSKKVKRS; encoded by the coding sequence TTGAACTGGAGAAGATTAACCCAAGTAAAAAATGTGCCGCCTTCTCAGGCGTCTTTAGCACTTGGTGTAATTGGACTAGGACAAGCTTGGGCATTATACCTTCCAGGGGTTGGTGAGATCATTCGCCCTTACCTTGCTGCTTTCGGTGCGCTGTTATTACTGCCCGTTTTACTTCGTTATCTCACCAGCTTTAATACCTTCATCAATGATATTCGCCATCCACTAAGCGGAAGCTTAATGGCACCGATGAGCATGGCGTTATTGATTCTGTGTGACTATCTCGCTGAGATATCTCCAATAATCGCCTACCCAATTTGGTTCTGCGCGTTATTGCTGCACTTTACGATGATGGTGTTGTTCTTCGGTTTCCAAATCGTCAATTTCAAAATGTCGAACATTGTTCCAAGTTGGTTTCTGTATCCGGTAGGACTGATAAGCAGTTCATTAGCAGGTACACAGTTTGGGCACACTGTCTTTTCAGAAACGCTGGCCGCGACGTGTATTGGTATCTACTTCTTCATGTTACCCGTAGTGCTATACCGCTTGGTTTTTGAAGGGAATTTACCTCGAAGAGCAAGACCAACATTGGCAATCATGGCAGCGCCAGTCAACTTATCTTTGGCCGCTTACTTAGTCAACTTTGATAACCCAGACCCGATCCTGACCGGCGCTTTAGCGGGTATCGCCATCACCATGACCCTGCTGATTTACTTGTGTTACATCCGCTTGATGCGCTTAAAGTTCCAACCTTCCATTGCTGCGGTTACCTTCCCATCAGTGATCAGCGCCATTGCCATGCATCGCTTAACCACCTTTTTCGGCGCTGAATACCCACAATGGTACTGGCTACACAAGTTTGGCTTCTTCGAGCTTACCATCGCGACTATCTTGGTGATTTGGGTTGCTGGCGGCTATGTGAAAATGTACTGGCCTGAGTTTTTTGATTCTGATTACATGTCCAAAAAGGTTAAGCGTTCTTAG
- a CDS encoding ABC transporter ATP-binding protein, with protein sequence MLEQQNGVEISLNNITKTFPDGTLALKPTSLKIEAGEILVLLGPSGCGKTTTLRMIAGLEFADDNGGTIVFGDHDVTGLPIEKRKVGMVFQSYALFPNMNVSENITYGLKVRGVGESERAGRLKEMLKMFDLEKYASRNVHQLSGGQRQRVALARAIITEPDVLLLDEPLSALDALLKQRLRGDIRDLLKRLGITAIYVTHDQEEAMAMGDRIAVLDHGEIAQIGSAKDIYLSPVNNFVADFIGQMNRLEGQVSEGCLLLDTCKQIILPDQVLAQVSTHKEISVMLRPEDILLTEVTDKNNGLTATVISTVFLGDRTRVTLSGVQKMSTLMVDCFARVDYQTGQVVAVSFAPERLIPLKK encoded by the coding sequence ATGTTAGAACAGCAAAATGGCGTAGAAATTTCGCTAAACAATATTACGAAGACATTTCCAGATGGCACACTGGCGCTGAAGCCAACGAGCCTAAAAATCGAGGCGGGCGAAATCTTAGTTTTGCTTGGACCATCAGGATGCGGAAAAACAACCACATTACGTATGATTGCGGGCTTAGAGTTTGCTGATGACAACGGTGGAACCATTGTGTTTGGTGACCACGATGTTACTGGTTTGCCTATCGAGAAGCGTAAAGTGGGGATGGTATTTCAGTCTTATGCGCTATTCCCAAATATGAATGTAAGTGAAAATATCACTTATGGTTTGAAAGTTCGTGGTGTTGGTGAGTCTGAACGAGCAGGAAGACTCAAAGAAATGCTTAAGATGTTCGATTTGGAAAAGTATGCCAGTCGAAACGTACATCAGCTTTCTGGCGGACAGCGTCAACGTGTTGCGTTAGCTAGGGCTATCATTACTGAACCCGATGTCCTTTTACTGGATGAACCGTTATCCGCGTTAGATGCTCTACTGAAGCAAAGGTTGCGCGGCGATATCCGAGACCTTCTAAAAAGGTTGGGAATAACAGCGATTTATGTGACTCATGATCAAGAAGAGGCAATGGCTATGGGCGATAGAATTGCAGTTTTAGACCATGGAGAAATCGCACAAATTGGCTCAGCAAAAGATATCTATTTGAGTCCGGTTAACAATTTTGTTGCCGATTTCATTGGTCAAATGAACCGTCTCGAAGGACAGGTGAGTGAGGGATGCCTGTTGTTGGATACATGTAAGCAGATTATTTTGCCCGATCAGGTTCTCGCACAAGTATCTACTCACAAAGAAATTAGCGTAATGCTAAGGCCTGAAGATATTTTATTAACGGAAGTGACTGATAAAAACAACGGACTAACGGCAACGGTTATTAGTACGGTCTTTCTTGGTGATCGTACACGTGTCACTCTCTCTGGGGTACAGAAAATGAGCACTTTGATGGTTGATTGCTTTGCGCGCGTTGATTACCAAACTGGTCAAGTTGTAGCGGTCTCTTTTGCCCCTGAACGGCTCATCCCTTTGAAGAAGTAA
- the clcA gene encoding H(+)/Cl(-) exchange transporter ClcA produces the protein MTRREKIKQSLLAKMPRDAINQFLSRDKTPASVLVLSCIVGVLAGVVGTYFEVAVHFITETRTDWLKDEIGSHLPLWLAAFLISAAFAFIGYFLVHRFAPEAAGSGIPEIEGAMDGMRPVRWWRVLPVKFFGGMGALGSGMVLGREGPTVQMGGSIGRMVTDIFRVKDDDTRHSLLASGAAGGLAAAFNAPLAGIMFVVEEMRPQFRYSLISIKAVIISAVSANIVFRSINGQSAVITMPQYQPPELDALWLFLLLGVLFGLFGVIFNKLITLSQDMFVAIHKNDRKRYLITGTLLGGCFGLLLLYIPELTGGGIGIIPNITNGSYSTNVLLLIFLGRVLTTLLCFGSGAPGGIFAPMLALGTLFGYAFGLIAAAFFPELNIEPGMFAIAGMGALFAATVRAPITGILLVIEMTNNYYLILPLIITCLGAVIIAQMLGGQPIYSQLLNRTLKNEKLRQQDLPQQEEVR, from the coding sequence ATGACCAGAAGAGAGAAAATTAAGCAGTCCCTATTAGCTAAAATGCCAAGGGATGCTATTAATCAATTTCTCTCAAGAGATAAGACCCCAGCTTCAGTTCTGGTTCTTTCTTGCATTGTTGGTGTGCTTGCTGGCGTTGTTGGTACCTATTTCGAAGTCGCGGTTCATTTCATCACAGAAACTCGTACCGATTGGCTGAAAGATGAAATCGGTAGCCACTTACCCCTTTGGCTTGCGGCCTTCCTTATCAGTGCTGCATTTGCCTTTATCGGTTACTTTCTCGTACATCGCTTTGCTCCAGAGGCTGCAGGATCAGGTATTCCTGAAATAGAAGGCGCGATGGATGGCATGCGTCCTGTTCGTTGGTGGAGAGTATTACCAGTAAAATTCTTTGGCGGTATGGGTGCGTTAGGCTCAGGTATGGTGTTAGGCCGTGAAGGGCCAACTGTTCAAATGGGTGGCAGTATCGGCCGTATGGTGACTGACATCTTCAGAGTAAAAGATGATGATACTCGACACTCATTGCTTGCTTCAGGTGCTGCAGGTGGCTTAGCGGCTGCATTCAACGCCCCACTCGCTGGGATCATGTTTGTCGTTGAAGAAATGAGACCACAGTTTCGCTACTCACTCATTTCAATCAAAGCCGTCATCATTTCCGCTGTATCAGCCAATATTGTGTTTCGTTCGATCAACGGACAGTCTGCTGTTATCACCATGCCGCAATACCAGCCACCTGAACTGGATGCACTTTGGTTGTTCCTATTGTTAGGTGTGTTGTTTGGCCTGTTTGGCGTGATTTTCAATAAGTTGATTACACTCTCCCAAGACATGTTTGTGGCGATCCATAAGAACGACCGTAAACGCTACTTAATCACAGGTACCTTGCTCGGTGGCTGCTTTGGCCTGTTACTTCTTTATATTCCCGAATTGACTGGTGGTGGTATTGGTATTATCCCCAACATCACCAATGGCAGTTACAGCACCAACGTCTTGTTGTTGATCTTCCTAGGACGTGTTCTGACTACTCTGCTTTGTTTTGGTTCTGGCGCTCCCGGCGGTATCTTTGCACCAATGCTCGCACTCGGCACACTCTTTGGTTACGCATTTGGGCTTATTGCTGCAGCATTCTTTCCTGAATTGAATATTGAACCGGGTATGTTTGCTATTGCAGGTATGGGCGCCTTATTCGCTGCAACCGTGCGTGCGCCGATTACGGGTATATTACTGGTTATCGAAATGACCAATAATTACTACCTTATCCTGCCATTGATCATTACTTGCTTGGGCGCAGTGATCATTGCGCAAATGCTTGGCGGTCAGCCAATTTACAGCCAACTATTGAACCGTACACTTAAAAACGAGAAGTTAAGACAACAAGACCTCCCTCAGCAAGAGGAAGTACGTTAA